In Mytilus edulis chromosome 4, xbMytEdul2.2, whole genome shotgun sequence, the following proteins share a genomic window:
- the LOC139521894 gene encoding uncharacterized protein isoform X1: MTLNHKQDIKRHNYNLETLVRSPLKTKPKGKMGASFAKLNCCGRIRNNKIGVQISLEIINRIETRPSPVILQELQSVGIIAERPGGIGFVVETESDTNVKPRRLPAIVMSNDLQRSFTEKSKSSTSKDIYDNEDKGLMVEIRRMDALADKGKMAKESEKRRQAATARRDERLKEKIRKTENKLRRGNRGEEGNQGAIHRPKREKRRRPAREPRPIKPAVLPDVSV; the protein is encoded by the exons ATGACGTTAAATCACAAACAAGACATAAAACGTCATAATTACAACTTGGAAACCTTAGTTCGAAGCCCGcttaaaacaaaaccaaaaggAAAAATGGGAGCATCATTTGCCAAGCTGAATTGTTGTGGGAGAATACGTAATAACAAAATAGGTGTCCAAATTTCGCTCGAGATTATCAATAGAATTGAAACTCGACCATCGCCTGTTATATTGCAAGAGTTGCAAAGTGTTGGGATTATTGCAGAACGTCCCGGTGGCATAGGATTTGTCGTCGAGACAGAAAGTGATACGAATGTTAAGCCAAGGAGACTGCCCGCAATCGTAATGTCTAATGACTTACAAAGAAGCTTCACTGAAAAGTCAAAGTCCAGCACATCAAAAG ATATATATGATAATGAAGATAAGGGCCTGATGGTCGAGATTCGACGCATGGATGCATTGGCTGATAAAG GGAAAATGGCAAAAGAATCAGAAAAGAGAAGACAGGCAGCCACAGCAAGAAGAGACGAGCGACTCAAAGAAAAGATCAGAAAAACGGAAAACAAACTGAGGAGAGGAAATAGAGGAGAGGAAGGTAACCAAGGAGCTATCCATCGGCCTAAAAGAGAAAAGAGAAGAAGACCTGCCAGAGAACCAAGACCAATCAAACCTGCTGTTTTACCCGATGTATCCGTATAA